The Apium graveolens cultivar Ventura unplaced genomic scaffold, ASM990537v1 ctg7081, whole genome shotgun sequence sequence CATAACGAATGGCCAGCCTCGAAACAGATGCAAGCCTGTACCAAAGAAAATGGAGGAGACCAGCCGAAGCTGTGGTAAATTTGTGGCTCTTACTAGTGAGGGCTCTGATGAAGATGAAATCGCTGAACCCGAGCCACCATCCTTATTTAAAGAAGCATCACATGAGCGTGTTTTTGAAAAGCTAACAAGGTTTTCGTTGGAAGATACAAGAACTGTTCCATTTGATGGAAAACTCATCGAGGTAATTAATCTTTTTTGGTTAGAAGGGGGAAATAAAGCAGTTTCTATAATTTATTTCTCTGCTGCAATCTGGTCTTTCTGC is a genomic window containing:
- the LOC141703763 gene encoding single myb histone 6-like; amino-acid sequence: MGPCKIKWTVEEEDDMRAGIAKHGAGKWRVILKDPQFGSVLRRRSNVDLKDFQDKWRNMQIITNGQPRNRCKPVPKKMEETSRSCGKFVALTSEGSDEDEIAEPEPPSLFKEASHERVFEKLTRFSLEDTRTVPFDGKLIE